cttttttaaattattataaactgaaattcatttgaattAAATTCACCActctattttctctctctttatttatattttcacaTTATCCTATAAGAAAATTGCAATTGTGAGatgaaaaaaatcatttatttccCACTGTGCCTTTCGGGGAAATTTTTTCCTTCCCCATTCTCCTTCTCCTCTTTCATCTGCAACCCAAACTTGAAACTATCCACCCAAAAATACTCAAACTTGAAGAGAAGAGTGTTCGTGAAGGTTTTTATGGTTCATATCATTTTTCTTAGAGCTTGAACATTACATTTTTAGCACATGGAGAAGAGAGTGGGAGTTGGGCTGAGTAaatttttatcaaactttACATGAATCTTCACATGCATCATGAATGCATGTATAAGATTTGTCTTCAAATGCTTCTAGATTAAAATGATGATTAAGTGAAATCTCGAGAAATGATTAAGAGAAGCCCACTTTTACAATACTATAATGCtctgtgaattttttttaatctgtaCATCTTAGGATATAGGTTTTCCATTAGAGATCACTGCGATTGAGGATGAGATTTTGGTGAATAGATACAACATAAAGAGGAAATcataccaaaaacaaaacaaagattattattatttttataccaATCCAAACTGAGGacaattgaataaaatattagagCCCCAGCCAAAGAAATCGAAGGAAAAAGCTGAAGAAAAAGGGAACCTCATAAACCCATTCATGGCCGCCAACACAAAGCATATGTCTTTAGACTTTATATTGCTTGTTTTCAAGCAATTGAGAACAGAAACATGACAAAGCTTATAAATCCGCCATCGGTGCTCTAAGACTTTCCGTGTGATAGATAGAtatgagttttcttttttgttcttgtttttttaattgaattgtTTCTGAGGAGAATGAGATTAATTACTTTTTATTGTGAATTTtattgaggagagagagtgatttTTATTGGCACATTAAAGTTACCTAGAAAAGTGGGGAATTTGACCAAAATTAATAGAAAAGTGAGgagtttaatattttattatttattaatttgtaaGTTAAATAGTGAAGTCACATGTAATCTTAACCGTTAAAAGTGCTTGCATCCAAAGGTTATAAAATTGTGtaaaaacttgtataaaaaacaTAGTGCCACGGATCCGCCCCCATATAGGGAGGGGGTGGGTTGGGGTGCGATGGAGGTTGGGTTCGGGatgggagagaagagaggggTAGAGGGATAGAGGGATAGAGGGATAGAGAAGTGAGAATATAAAGAGCTAAAATTACTAGAATGTCATGCCACGTTAGCACACTTAACGATTTTGTGGATGGAAATGGACGGAAGTggtaaagtgagaaaatttcagtttAAGAGGTAAAGTGAGACCAAGCGTCCGTTTTAGAggtaaaacagaaaataaacctaatttttttctttcagttATGTAATTTTTAAAGATTCGATTatttttaaacttaaaaaaaaatcaatttttaattcaatagtGAATCATGTGCCTAACATATGACTTTTTAAATAGAGATTTGGATGGAAATTGCCAAAAACTGACGGTATGGGCtaaattaaagataaaatttAGTGTAAGGGCTAAAttggcagaaaaaaaaaattcacgaTGGACGTTTAGACAAGCGTGATAGTTCATGGTGGTTTTCGGTAGATAACTTCTGAAAACATAAGCATTATTGAAATATACGTACGTAAGCATATAATACAAGTATTAAATGGGAAAATGCGAACCTAATTTAATGGAGAGAAATGTACATAATCTTTCCAAATTTAACGTAAATGATAATTAGGGGTACTTTTGGAATCCAAAAGGtgcaacaaattaaaatttgagcTTATTTAGGTAACAAGTTGATGAGTTGTATCTAGTCATGGGGttttaagaaggaaaaaaaaaggtattttattattttattattttatttattttatatagaaaaataagGTGATGAGTTGGAtgtaagaaaaaattaatttaaagagGAAAAGCTAAAtttactatttaaaaaaatggatgTTACAATGGCGACAAATTTGGGAGGATTACGTAATTGATGCTGTCATCGGAGTTTAAGTTTGAAACGCACACTAGGCTAGGGAGACAAAAGGGATTTGACAAATGACTTTAATTTGATCTGTTTGAGATGGCATGATGAATTGTTAACTTTCTGGAGAACGAAAGAAAACGTTTCAAGTAAGTTGGATACCATGTAAGCATGGTTTTGGATTAGACTAAAGTGCAATTGCATATTATTCTTCCTGTCGCAAGCAATTACGTTCCCTTCCTTCCCTCCGGTACAGTAAAGCCAGTCAAGAATCGCCGCCTCAACTGTGGAAGTAGGTGAccccaatccaatccaatcctacTATAAATACGACCGTCTCTGGTACCCAGCAGCAgacaagaaaaagagaattatTGAGGCCTGAGAGAAATAATAATCATGGCAAAATTGGTGAGCAACAAGCAGGTGATTTTGAGGGACTACGTCTCTGGCAGGTATCCGACCGAGTCGGACATGTATGTGAAGACAAGTAACATAAGCTTGAAGGTTCCACATGTACAACAAGGACAAGGAGAAGGGCCTTGTAATAATATTGTGTTGGTCAAGAACCTCTACTTGTCCTGCGATCCAATGATGCGATTTCTCATCATGGATACTTCTCATTACAAAATGACCAAATACGAATATTGTACCCCTGGCTCTGTAAGTCATCTTTTAAATCTATCACAATTTTGTTGGTTTAATTCTTTTGGTGGGGGtggaaattaattaacatacAGGCACATGAATGTATAATATAATAACctgtgtatatattatatatatgcagcCAATTCGTGGGTATGGTGTGGCCAAAGTTTTGGACTCCAGTAATCCAGAATTTAAAGAAGGTGACTTGGTATGGGGGCTAACCAGATGGGAAGAGTATAGCTTCATCACAAACACTAAAAGCCTCATCAAAATCCAGCACACTGATGTACCCCTTTCCTACTATACTGGAATTCTGGGTAAGTACATATCCATACATACAAGTTACAACTCATTTGATCAAATCTCTGCTTGTTCAAACTCTCATGTGATTATAAATATGGTCTGCTCCCATCCCATTATATATCAGTCGTCGTAACTACTTAtacatttctttctttgtgaTCTGATACGACCTGATCCAAACCAATCCGCTGCTGTAGGTATGCCCGGTAAGAGTGCTTATGCTGGTTTCTTTGAAGTATGCACTCCGAAGAAAGGGGAATACGTGTTCGTGTCTGCAGCATCTGGAGCAGTTGGACAGCTTGTGGGACAATTTGC
The window above is part of the Prunus dulcis chromosome 1, ALMONDv2, whole genome shotgun sequence genome. Proteins encoded here:
- the LOC117637867 gene encoding 2-alkenal reductase (NADP(+)-dependent)-like; the encoded protein is MAKLVSNKQVILRDYVSGRYPTESDMYVKTSNISLKVPHVQQGQGEGPCNNIVLVKNLYLSCDPMMRFLIMDTSHYKMTKYEYCTPGSPIRGYGVAKVLDSSNPEFKEGDLVWGLTRWEEYSFITNTKSLIKIQHTDVPLSYYTGILGMPGKSAYAGFFEVCTPKKGEYVFVSAASGAVGQLVGQFAKLAGCYVVGSAGSKEKVDLLKNKLGFDEAFNYKEEHDLNAALKRYFPQGIDVYFENVGGDMLEAVLLNMREHGRITICGMISQYNLPEPQGIKNLMQVAFKRLHIHGFTHRDYDHIVPKYLDFVLPYIRQGKLVYVEDIVEGLENGPAALVGLFNGRNFGKQVIALAHQ